A section of the Deinococcus taeanensis genome encodes:
- a CDS encoding V-type ATP synthase subunit F yields MTQGNTQRVAVLTDAETATGYRLAGAAVFEATPDTAVAALEQLITEGQYGLVAVDTGLIPDPATATARVMRGRTLPILLPVPSMSDAFSADTVDAKAYMGKLVRETIGFDIKL; encoded by the coding sequence ATGACCCAGGGCAACACCCAGCGCGTCGCGGTGCTCACCGACGCCGAAACCGCCACCGGGTACCGCCTGGCCGGCGCGGCCGTCTTCGAGGCGACCCCCGACACGGCCGTCGCGGCCCTGGAACAGCTGATCACCGAAGGGCAGTACGGCCTGGTGGCCGTGGACACCGGTCTGATTCCGGACCCGGCCACTGCCACGGCCCGCGTCATGCGCGGCCGGACCCTGCCGATCCTGCTGCCCGTGCCCAGCATGAGCGACGCCTTCAGCGCCGACACCGTGGACGCCAAGGCGTACATGGGCAAACTCGTGCGCGAAACCATCGGCTTCGACATCAAGCTGTAA
- a CDS encoding V0D/AC39 family V-type ATPase subunit — MPDDYAYINTRVRIMRTKLLDGRSLDSALAAGSYQEFLRVLTETDLAANLRDTTTETAGLGELDQALSRNLFDTTRKVLGFADGDAKREIQALLMKWDLVNLKTVARGIIAGRGADAILANLIPGGTLKPGALQSAAQSTDLQSAAAAIALSGHPLAAAMRAGAQAYATSNRTLDLEVALDQGYYRHALNVARNTSLRRYLSREIDITNALIARTSAGQPMNPALFVPGGKLDAAGYARLAGGDAGGLNDVAAILEAGSLEDAEVAARRALDTATRSIAAGDPEGVGLILDFLRRKEIEIAKLRLIGRGKFYDLPIDQIRREVQA; from the coding sequence ATGCCCGACGACTACGCTTACATCAACACGCGCGTCCGCATCATGCGGACCAAACTGCTCGACGGACGCTCGCTTGACTCGGCGCTCGCGGCGGGCAGTTACCAGGAGTTCCTGCGGGTCCTGACCGAAACGGATCTCGCCGCGAACCTGCGCGACACCACCACCGAGACCGCCGGACTGGGCGAACTGGACCAGGCCCTCAGCCGCAACCTGTTCGACACCACCCGCAAGGTTCTGGGCTTCGCGGACGGCGACGCCAAACGCGAAATCCAGGCCCTGCTCATGAAGTGGGACCTCGTGAACCTCAAAACCGTTGCGCGCGGCATCATCGCCGGGCGCGGCGCCGACGCCATCCTGGCGAACCTGATTCCCGGCGGCACCCTGAAACCCGGCGCCCTGCAAAGCGCCGCGCAGAGCACGGACCTGCAGAGCGCCGCCGCCGCCATCGCCCTGAGCGGCCACCCGCTCGCTGCGGCGATGCGTGCCGGCGCGCAGGCGTACGCCACCAGCAACCGCACGCTGGATCTGGAAGTCGCGCTGGACCAGGGGTACTACCGTCACGCACTGAACGTGGCGCGCAACACCAGTCTGCGCCGCTACCTCAGCCGCGAGATCGATATCACCAACGCACTGATCGCGCGCACCAGCGCCGGCCAGCCCATGAACCCCGCGCTGTTCGTGCCGGGCGGCAAGCTCGACGCGGCCGGGTACGCCCGACTGGCGGGCGGCGACGCCGGCGGCCTGAACGACGTGGCCGCGATTCTGGAAGCTGGCAGTCTGGAAGACGCCGAGGTCGCCGCCCGGCGCGCCCTGGACACCGCCACCCGCAGCATTGCGGCCGGTGACCCGGAAGGCGTGGGCCTGATCCTGGACTTCCTGCGCCGCAAGGAAATCGAAATTGCCAAACTCCGCCTGATCGGCCGCGGCAAGTTCTACGACCTGCCGATCGACCAGATCCGCCGGGAGGTGCAGGCATGA
- a CDS encoding V-type ATP synthase subunit A translates to MTQNKQGVVQSIAGPAVIADGMYGAKMYDIVRVGQERLVGEIIRLDGNTAFVQVYEDTSGLTVGEPVETTGLPLSVELGPGMLNGIYDGIQRPLDKIREASGDFIARGIEVSSLNRTQKWAFTPTAQAGDTVAGSGILGTVPEFSFTHKILTPPDKGGRLRWVAEAGEYTIDDTIAELEDGTKLRLAHYWPVRAPRPVAQKLDPSLPFLTGMRILDVLFPLVMGGAAAIPGPFGSGKTVTQQSVAKYGNADIVVYVGCGERGNEMTDVLVEFPELEDPKTGGPLMHRTILIANTSNMPVAAREASVYTGITLAEYFRDQGYSVSLMADSTSRWAEALREISSRLEEMPAEEGYPPYLGAKLAAFYERAGAVKTLAGEDGAVSVIGAVSPAGGDMSEPVTQATLRITGAFWRLDAGLARRRHFPAINWNGSYSLFTPILDKWYRENVGPDFPELRQRIGNLLQQEAALQEVVQLVGPDALQDNERLIIEAGRMLRQDFLQQNGFDPVDASASMPKNYGLMQMFLKFYDQADVALRGGATIDEIIQSPVIEKLARARYTAEGDFAAYRDSVLSELDSTFKGVKA, encoded by the coding sequence ATGACGCAGAACAAGCAAGGCGTCGTGCAGAGCATCGCCGGACCGGCCGTCATCGCGGACGGCATGTACGGCGCGAAAATGTACGACATCGTGCGCGTGGGCCAGGAGCGCCTCGTGGGCGAGATTATTCGCCTCGACGGCAACACCGCCTTCGTGCAGGTGTACGAGGACACCAGCGGCCTGACCGTTGGTGAACCCGTCGAAACGACCGGCCTCCCCCTGTCCGTTGAACTCGGGCCGGGAATGCTCAACGGCATCTACGACGGAATTCAGCGTCCCCTGGACAAGATCCGCGAGGCGTCGGGCGACTTTATTGCCCGCGGCATCGAGGTCTCCAGCCTCAACCGCACCCAGAAGTGGGCCTTCACGCCCACGGCGCAGGCCGGCGACACCGTCGCGGGCAGCGGCATCCTGGGCACCGTGCCGGAATTCAGCTTCACCCACAAGATCCTGACGCCCCCCGACAAGGGCGGGCGCCTGCGCTGGGTGGCTGAAGCCGGTGAGTACACCATCGACGACACCATCGCCGAACTGGAAGACGGCACCAAGCTGCGCCTCGCGCACTACTGGCCCGTGCGCGCCCCGCGTCCCGTGGCCCAGAAGCTCGACCCCAGCCTGCCGTTCCTTACCGGGATGCGCATCCTGGACGTCCTGTTCCCCCTGGTCATGGGCGGCGCCGCCGCGATCCCCGGTCCCTTCGGGTCCGGCAAGACCGTGACCCAGCAGAGCGTGGCGAAGTACGGCAACGCCGACATCGTGGTGTACGTCGGCTGCGGCGAACGCGGCAACGAGATGACCGACGTGCTCGTGGAATTCCCGGAACTGGAAGACCCCAAGACCGGCGGCCCCCTGATGCACCGCACCATCCTGATCGCCAACACCTCCAACATGCCCGTGGCTGCCCGCGAGGCGTCGGTGTACACCGGCATCACGCTCGCGGAGTACTTCCGCGACCAGGGGTACAGCGTCTCCCTGATGGCCGATTCCACCAGCCGCTGGGCCGAAGCGCTGCGCGAAATCTCCAGCCGCCTGGAGGAAATGCCCGCCGAAGAAGGCTACCCGCCCTACCTGGGCGCCAAGCTCGCCGCGTTCTACGAGCGCGCCGGGGCCGTCAAGACGCTCGCCGGTGAAGACGGCGCGGTGTCCGTGATCGGCGCCGTGAGCCCCGCCGGCGGCGACATGAGCGAACCTGTCACGCAGGCCACGCTGCGCATCACCGGCGCCTTCTGGCGCCTCGACGCCGGCCTCGCCCGCCGCCGCCACTTCCCCGCGATCAACTGGAACGGCTCCTACAGCCTGTTCACGCCCATCCTGGACAAGTGGTACCGCGAGAACGTCGGCCCCGACTTCCCCGAACTGCGCCAGCGCATCGGCAACCTGCTGCAGCAGGAAGCGGCCCTGCAGGAAGTCGTGCAGCTCGTCGGTCCTGACGCCCTGCAGGACAACGAGCGCCTGATCATCGAGGCCGGCCGCATGCTCCGCCAGGACTTCCTGCAGCAGAACGGCTTTGACCCCGTTGACGCCTCGGCCTCCATGCCGAAGAACTACGGCCTGATGCAGATGTTCCTCAAGTTCTACGACCAGGCGGACGTGGCCCTCCGGGGCGGCGCCACCATCGACGAGATCATCCAGAGCCCCGTGATCGAGAAACTCGCCCGCGCCCGCTACACTGCCGAAGGCGACTTCGCCGCGTACCGCGACAGCGTGCTGAGCGAACTCGACAGCACCTTCAAGGGAGTGAAAGCGTGA
- a CDS encoding V-type ATP synthase subunit E gives MALDKLLENEAQQEIERIRAEAQGRAEQIVTEAQERAQSLIESRTRQLETARQAELVRARSAADLDSNAQRLSAADSLQAQAFQVSEQYLHASVTSPEYPMIVANLLQEALQVLPNAEAVEAAAAEHDAVRQALGQLGRHLDVRVNEQVRTGIRLVGPGGKSSIQNTLVGRLERVRGDLAPQISRLLAE, from the coding sequence ATGGCCCTCGACAAGCTCCTCGAAAACGAAGCCCAACAGGAAATCGAGCGCATTCGCGCCGAGGCCCAGGGCCGCGCCGAGCAGATCGTCACCGAAGCGCAGGAACGCGCCCAGAGCCTGATCGAGTCCCGCACCCGTCAGCTTGAAACGGCCCGTCAGGCCGAGCTTGTGCGCGCCCGCAGCGCCGCCGACCTGGACAGCAACGCCCAGCGGCTGTCGGCCGCCGACAGCCTGCAGGCCCAGGCCTTCCAGGTGTCCGAGCAGTACCTGCATGCCAGCGTCACCTCGCCCGAGTACCCCATGATCGTGGCGAACCTCCTTCAGGAGGCGCTGCAGGTGCTGCCCAACGCCGAGGCCGTCGAAGCGGCCGCCGCCGAGCACGACGCGGTGCGCCAGGCGCTGGGCCAGCTGGGCCGGCACCTGGACGTGCGCGTCAACGAGCAGGTCCGCACCGGCATCCGCCTGGTGGGTCCCGGCGGGAAATCCAGCATCCAGAACACCCTGGTCGGCCGGCTCGAGCGCGTGCGCGGCGACCTCGCCCCGCAGATCAGCCGCCTGCTGGCCGAGTAA
- a CDS encoding V-type ATP synthase subunit B has translation MTLLQKEYNDVAYISGPLLFVNAASDLAYGAIVNIKDATGKLRGGQVISVTDQAAVIQVFEETRGLDLATASVSLVEDVARLGVSKEMIGRRFDGLGRPIDGLPAVVAEKRLSINGQAMNPAARAKPEEFIQTGISTIDVNTSLIRGQKLPIFSGSGLPHNELAAQIARQAKVPGHEGDFAVVFAAMGLTQREVSFFTQEFERTGALARSVLFLNKADDPAVERLLTPRMALTTAEYLAFEHGYHVLVILTDLTNYCEALREIGGAREEIPGRRGFPGYMYTDLASLYERAGVVAGKPGSVTQIPILSMPDDDITHPIPDLTGYITEGQIVVDRTLNAKGVFPPINVLPSLSRLQGNGIGKGKTRADHKNVSDQLFAAYANGLDLRKLVAITGEDALTETDKLFLRFADDFEQYFVGQGNADRSIDDSLTVAWGILSKLPQNQLTRIGKDAIDKYYGTKMDEMWRGNRI, from the coding sequence GTGACCCTTCTCCAGAAGGAATACAACGACGTCGCGTACATCTCCGGCCCGCTGCTGTTCGTCAACGCGGCTTCGGACCTGGCGTACGGCGCGATCGTGAACATCAAGGACGCCACTGGCAAACTGCGCGGCGGTCAGGTCATCTCCGTGACCGACCAGGCCGCCGTGATCCAGGTGTTTGAGGAAACCCGTGGCCTGGACCTCGCGACCGCATCGGTCAGCCTCGTCGAGGACGTGGCGCGCCTGGGCGTGAGCAAGGAAATGATCGGCCGCCGCTTCGACGGCCTGGGCCGCCCCATTGACGGGCTGCCCGCCGTGGTGGCCGAGAAACGCCTGAGCATCAACGGTCAGGCCATGAACCCCGCCGCGCGCGCCAAGCCCGAGGAGTTCATCCAGACCGGCATCAGCACCATCGACGTGAACACCAGTCTGATCCGCGGGCAGAAACTCCCGATCTTCTCCGGCTCGGGCCTCCCGCACAACGAACTCGCCGCGCAGATCGCCCGTCAGGCCAAGGTGCCCGGCCACGAGGGTGACTTCGCCGTGGTGTTCGCCGCGATGGGCCTGACCCAGCGCGAAGTCAGCTTCTTCACGCAGGAATTCGAACGCACCGGCGCGCTCGCCCGCTCCGTGCTGTTCCTGAACAAGGCTGACGACCCCGCGGTCGAGCGTCTCCTGACCCCCCGCATGGCCCTGACCACCGCCGAGTACCTGGCCTTCGAGCACGGCTACCACGTGCTGGTCATCCTGACCGACCTGACGAACTACTGCGAGGCGCTCCGTGAAATCGGCGGCGCGCGCGAAGAGATCCCCGGTCGCCGCGGCTTCCCCGGCTACATGTACACCGACCTGGCGTCCCTGTACGAACGCGCCGGCGTGGTGGCCGGCAAGCCCGGCTCGGTCACGCAGATTCCGATTCTGTCCATGCCCGACGACGACATCACGCACCCCATCCCCGACCTGACCGGCTACATCACCGAAGGGCAGATCGTGGTGGACCGCACGCTGAACGCCAAGGGCGTCTTCCCGCCCATCAACGTGCTGCCCAGCCTGTCGCGCCTGCAGGGCAACGGCATCGGCAAGGGCAAGACCCGCGCCGACCACAAGAACGTCTCCGACCAGCTGTTCGCCGCGTACGCCAACGGCCTGGACCTGCGCAAACTGGTGGCCATCACCGGTGAAGACGCACTGACCGAGACCGACAAGCTGTTCCTGCGTTTCGCCGATGACTTCGAGCAGTACTTCGTGGGTCAGGGCAACGCGGACCGCAGCATCGACGACAGCCTGACCGTCGCGTGGGGCATCCTCTCCAAACTCCCCCAGAACCAGCTGACCCGCATTGGCAAGGACGCCATCGACAAGTACTACGGTACGAAGATGGATGAAATGTGGCGCGGGAACCGCATCTGA
- a CDS encoding V-type ATP synthase subunit K: MTKYNKIVLASLVFALASTGAAQEAAAAGNDSLYEGLRAVGAGLALGLGAIGTGIAQARIGSSLVGAVAEDPSKAGSLLLYFLLPETLVIFGFLALFILR; encoded by the coding sequence ATGACCAAGTACAACAAGATCGTCCTCGCGTCCCTCGTCTTCGCCCTCGCCAGCACCGGTGCCGCTCAGGAAGCCGCGGCCGCCGGCAATGACTCCCTGTACGAAGGTCTGCGCGCCGTGGGCGCCGGCCTGGCGCTGGGTCTCGGCGCCATCGGCACCGGCATCGCCCAGGCCCGCATCGGCTCGAGCCTGGTGGGCGCCGTTGCCGAGGACCCCAGCAAGGCCGGCAGCCTGCTGCTGTACTTCCTGCTGCCTGAAACGCTCGTGATCTTCGGCTTCCTCGCGCTGTTCATCCTCCGCTGA